The DNA region GCTGGACTCCGGAAGGAGGTGGAGAAACTGCGCTCGTCCAACCTCCAAATCAATGAAACTTGCTCCAAGTTGTCCAAGCAGTTGGCCTCGGAAACGGAGAAGACGGCGAAGATGCAGAAGAAACTCGCTGAGGTGAAGCTTGCGAAAGCTGCGGCAGACAAGAAAGAGGAACAACTTGAAAGCCAAATTGAAGAGCTCCGCAAAACTCTTGGTTCCCAGGAGGCTACCCTTACTTCTCAGAAGGGAGACCTTTTGACTAAGAATGAGGAAATCGCCAAGTTGCGCCAAGACTTGGCGGACAGGGGTAAAGCTCTTGCCGACGCTCGTTCCGATTTGGAGTCGAAACGCAAGCTCTTGGCCGAGAAAGACGCCCAGGCGCCTTGGAGGAGAAGATAAGGGGCGAAGCTGCTCACGCGATGGCCAATGAGCGTATCCGTGGCTTCCTGATTGCCAAGGCCCAAGTCAAACATCTCCATCCTAACATCAACCTTGGTCCCTTGGGTGTTCTTAAGAAGATTACACCCGCCGGGCTGGAGGGTGTCGAAGATCCACCGGGAGTCGCTAATGTTGACCTTGGAGACGTTCTGGAGCAAAAATAAAGAGACAGATAAAACAAGGTTTACTTCTTATTTTAATATTGGATTATTGTAATGTTAGTACTCTTTTGCTTTACTCGTTGTGTTTTTAGTTTAAGCCAACTATTTTAGTTTTCACTATATTATTTCTTTCATACATTTTAGTGCTTTTCGATTTCCTCTCCTGCATCCTCCATAGTTTCTTTAtttctgaattacgtctgacgacattgatCGTGTGCTGGGTTCAACTAGGACTCGTTGCTCGGTTTTTAAACGAGGCTTTCATTCACacacatatttcccgtaagatcaggtgtggccccgccagccttattaggcggaGACTTACAATTGCTCAgtgcccaatggccatatgggtttacccgagacttttgAGCCTAGTTGAaaaatgctcgcccatatttcggggagattactgggataagaagcttatccgcacacatcgccgacgagtgacggcgagcTGCGCCGGCTTCTCCGGAGCAATCcctagacatcaaggtcgtgttgggattgccaccttcagggaatttttcccaccgagctctCGCcacaattcagtgtgattgaaattgttggatacaatttttgtattttcaatcagacgtgatagtcaacaaactcccgagatggagaacaagaacgtgtctttgtttttaccatttttgGGCGCTTTTGGCCAATAACTTCCTGGGGTAAGTACAAAAGAATGTTTCTTTGTCTCGTCTTTAACTCCGCAGCCTACGTGAGGCCATATCCTGAGTAAGGGAATGGGAAGTATTTGCACCACTGAGCATACCCTCAATCATATTCTGACCttgttaaataaaagaaaagaatttcaccctgagttggtaataactgTGAAGGGTTGGGAAAAAAGCTaaattgaaaaggaaagaaCATGTGTGTGCTCATAATAAAATAAGACTGTTGGCCATCATTAGTGGATTCTCAATATGAGGTTGGGGAATTAGGAATAAAATGTGAAACCCCACATCTTGGTATTTTATATAATTCTTGTTTGCACTTACTAAATGTTACTCAGTTTTTAAAGCTTAATTTTCTCCATGAACTATTTTGAGTACCTCATCCCATGTATCTTTGTGAAAATATGTATACTAGCATCTTGCTTTGAACTATTTTCTTgagcttgaggacaagcaaccttaagttttcgcttgaggacaagctgtcgttgagtatagggatgtgatgacccgggtgtttaagctatttttctagtttatttccatgcattttgatgtattatttaagatattttaatCGTTTTAGGACACTCTAGGCCTATtttatgcattttaatatttttatttagttttagtatttttctacattttatattatttatctagattttattaggatttaaattagctttatattctatttaaatattattaggatttatttactttaatttaggattagataagtttattttaagttgttatcttattttattttgttaatttttatctatctttaattaggactttttgaattatagatttgattagaatttagttggtttatattgagatttttttgtcttatttatctgatttttatttaatgttaaaattagGAATAATAGAGCTCATCCTGCGCTGAGAGTCCACTGGAATTATCATGCACATGCAAGAGATCAATGGTTGCTATTTTCTTTCCTACAACGTGGCTCAACCATTGTTTGAGGACCACCATAAGGCTGTGAACCGCGAAGCACTGAAGTACTAACTTAAAGACTGAACCAATGGTGACGCGACACGTGGCAGGAGGTTCGACCAAGAGCGAAGTCAGACAGAAAGTGAGAGATCACGTGATTGGTACGGATTTGAATGGAAATAAAAGCAAAAGAAGctatatatatagtatgaagGAGAACGaacagaaagggatcagagatCGGTATTGAGAGCCGCAGccgtttttgagtttttttcctGGAGTTAACCCTAGTACTTGGAGCTTTTTGAAGAACCTTTTTATTTCAACAAATTATTTGATCATggaagccatgcttggctaaaccttCGTTGGTACTTGGGGTTTTTGGTTTGATTCTCTTAACCTTATGTTTTGATTTAGTTTTTGACTCATGAATCTtagttttatttatgaatttctcatcttttataTATGAATCTTTATGCATGAAGATTACCTTTGCTATTTTGTATGCGATTGAGAAATCGGTAGAAAATAGGGATTCGGTGAGAAATTGATTAGGAACGCATACGCCTTAGAGATAAGGGTAACTTCTAATTGTGTTGGCTAGTAACTAAATACTTTAATTCTCCAATTGAATTCGTCTAGGAACTAAGAGATTAGTGTTAGCAGTTTAATTGGAAGTTCTGCGTAGTTAAGAGATTATCACGTAGAAACTTAGGCAAGCACCATAAATAAGTTAGATAATTCATGAGTTAATTagtctattaagaacataagtgaAATTGATGAAATCCTACCCCAGATACTTCTCCTTTTGATTGTTTTCAATACTAGTACTTGCTTTTCGCTGAACTTTGCAACTTTAAATTAAGTTCTTTTCAAACAATtatttcccaaaaaaaaaaaacctttttacttagtctttttagttatttaataggTTAAATTTCTTTAGACGACCGCAATCCTTGAGttcgataatttattactacttaACGAATAGGTACACTTGCCTAGGAGTTATCACCGTCGCTCTGGCTCTGTGCTCCCAAACGCTCTTGTTCACCTTCACCGCCTTCAGATGTCCCAATCTCGTGGCACCTGTGCCCGTCGCCAGCTCCTTTTCTGCCATACATGTTGAGACAATGGCTATGGCACTTCCTCGCCCCCTTTTGGTCTACTGCCAGTTTCCCCATCCCTCCGCAAAGTAGGGGATACTTTACCCCAAGGTGGGCCGTAGATATCACTGCATGGAGGCGATTTAAGGTACCTCGCCCTATGATGACATTATAAGCTGCCGCGACTTGTAGGACCAGATATTTTATCCTCAAGAGCTCGGCGTCCTCGCCCACTCCGAAAACTGTATCCAACTCTACGTAGCCACGTACCTGAACTTGCTTCCCGGAGAAGCCTACCAAACTTCCCGTGTATGGCTTTAAATCCTTGTCTGTCCGCCCCGTTTGTCTGAATGCGTCCTCATAGATTATATCCGCCGAGCTGCCCTGGTCTAAAAGCACCCTCTGTACATTGAAACCTTTTATTCTTACCATTAATACTAACGGATCGTCCGTATGTGCCTTGATTCCCTTGAAATCCGCGGTCGACATCACTATGTCTGGATGTGGGCACCCAAATGGTCCTGGATACACTTGTACCGATGCTGTCGCCCCCACTGTCTCTCGGCCCGCCGCCGATACGTCGTTGCAAACTTCGAAACCGCCAGCGATTGTGTTCGTTGCTTCAACCGTTCCTCCGCCCTCGCCGCTAtcagcttcttcaaattccttccCCTTCGCCTCTTGCGGCCGTTTCACCCTGATCAGCTGCCTGATTCAACCCTTCAGCATGAAACAGTCGGTGGTGTTATGGCCCTCTAagttgtggtactcacaccacctcAGCGGATTCCTCGCCTTGCTTCTGGGGTCCTTTCTGCGCTCGCCGACTCTGTTCATGTTCTCAATTTCTGCCTCGAGGAGTAACTTTGCTAACTCCTTGTTTGAGTATCCCTGCGACGTCATTCGCTGGCTTACCTTTGCTTCTCGGCGAGGGTACCAGTGCTTTCTATCCCTCGTTTTCGGGCGGAGTAGCTGTCCTTTATTCTTCTTTATGAACCGGCCAACTTCCCCAAACCTCTGCTCGCGActtgcttccttgtcttgtaTCCTTTTCCTTGCCAGCGACACCTTTGCCGCTCACTCGCCCTTCCTCTTGTCCGCTTCAATTTCCTCTTTTAAGATGTAATCCTGCGCTCGGGCGCGGATTTCCACCATTGAGCATGCCAGCTCCCTACTCAGCTCGCAATAAAATTCTCCCCGGGATAGACCGCCTTTGAAAGCGCACACGCACACGCGTGGCTGCAATTCCTCGAACCTCGCGGATATGACACTGTATCGTTTCACATATTGTTTCAAGGTTTCACGTTCCTCCTGCCGAATATCAAACAGATCCTCGATCGTCCTCGCAGAGAAATGGtcaaggaattttgatgagaaatcgCGGAACTTAGCTATGGATCCTGGAGGCAGATTCGTGAACCATTCCTTTGCCGCGCCTCGAAACGTTGATGGAAGCATCCTGCATTTCACAGCGTCGGAAACCGCGTACTTTGCCATCTTCGCATCAAAACGAGACAGATGATCCTTTGGAATGGTTTATCCGTCGTACGCTTCCAACACGAGGTTCGTCATGCCGTCTGGTACAGTCACCTCTCATACTGCCGTCGAGAAAGGCTTGGTTCCGGCCGTAGCCgcagcttcctcctcctcttgattcCACTGCCGGAGGTGATAGTACCTCAACTACTCCTGTAAACACTCATTTTGCATCTTCAAGTCGCCACTTAGCGCTCGACGTGCTTCTGTACAACGATTTCTATCGCTCCTTGCGGTGCGCGGGAAGAGACGTCGTTGCCATGTCATTGGTGAGGAGTCTTCATCAAACTTCGCTAATGAAAACGAAAATTCCGCCAAAAACCTTCGAATTACGGAGAATCTCTTAGAGGATCGAACTTTTCGAAATCAAATCGCAATAACCCGAGAACCAAGTCCGGATGAGGAAAATCGTACAGAAAAGCAAGCTTCACTCCACTGAATCACAATCCACATAGTCTgggaatagaaatctaccgatccccacagacggcgcccaATGTTctgtgctagaacatagagagggaaggtagtacccaaagtgtgaggaaagtgatgtgaatgcttagagagagaaactctaaccgcttagagagagaagatataactgaatttcaatgctattatttctcaaatgagctaagagtcctttacaattggtattcccctcctatttatagaggtggagttgggctttggcgcctctaTCCTATCCAAATGGGCAagttgggcctcggggagggaggcccaaggtcacGGCGCGTCCCCCACCCACGGTCAGGTCTCCTGGGctagggaccctggggtctcgcccagtccaaaatACTTTATAATGTCCTCATATGACGTTCGATTTCGAACTCCTGGTGTCCAGCATAAGTGCCAAAACATAAAATAGTTCTTTATGAGGTTCCATATCTAGGGGGCGAAGGCCATAGAAAATCTAGAGGCGATGAAAACCGGGGAAGGTAGAGGAGCCACCATCGGATTTGAAGGTGACAAAACGGGGGAGAAACTTTGAAGGAAAATGTTTGATTCATGTACCAAATGATGAATATGACATTCCTATGAGAATAGAAGTTATTTCTCACTTACCGTtccttttatttcaattttttattatataaatctCATAAAACATTCACAGGAATTTAATTTATTAACCAAACACTATTCTTTACATATGCCTTGGAATAACATTCTCATCTGAATTTTTCCAGGTATaagatttgaaagaatcattttCTAAAACTTAATATCATTTTCTCTCTATGTTTTTATTTGGCTTTACTTTTTACcctatattttattttcattctcaAATTAGTGATATCCATTGTTTACATATTAAAGAATCCATAGAGAAAGTGTCCCCGAAATGAATCTCCAATCAAGTAGGGAAAAATGAACAAAATTTCCCAATAAATAACTTGATAAATCTTTAAAATAAAACTTGATATATGAAGAAATAAATACATAGATCATTTACCATCAGGGTAAGAATGTATTTGTTCCTACACTCACGAAAATCAGCTTTTATTTCAACCATTCCTGAGAGGCAGACTTTCAGTAAAGCACTTTCAATTTCAAGTCTTATCaacagaaatccaaacacatctaatctgaattgaaaaagGGTTCTCTAGTAAGCCTCCCTTTGTACTTTCAAAGTATTGGAGAAGCCATTAGCCAAAACATTCTCAATTCCAAAACAGTAGCATATAATACGTCATTCATATTGGGCCATCCAAAAGAAATCTCTGGTGCACAACATGGTTTTAACTGTTGCATTTAAGCATGACTAGTTTCATGAACTATGTCTCCATTATCATTTTTCTTGAGTGAGTATTGGCTTGCCTTCACTGCATCGTCCAATGTTAGATAGAACGATTCCTTCCCAAGCTTGTCAACAAACTTGGATATTATTAGCTCCTCCATAACCTCCAGCCTTGGGTTTACCAAAAACATCTACATGACCTGGAAAAAAGGTCAATTAAACTCCTTTCagtattttgatttatttacataaatcaATTTAGAGATTAGTTACTGTTGTTAGCGCTCGATATTCTtgactcaaaaaaaaaatcaatctagAGGAACTACTACAACATAACCATGTGGTACCTCAATTCCGTTCTTTTCCAACATTTTGTTTAGCTCCAACAATCCTTCAATTACAGTTGTGTCAATGGATGTCACTCCTGTACATTCACATAGAATCAGTGAAAGCTTTATATTAAAGCATGATGTAATAACCATAAAAGCTTTTCAAATAATCTTCTAAGTGATAATTTTCAACAGTGTAAAGAGCTTTGCATATGTTACCTGACATATCGAGTATAACTTGCTCAACAACATCTTCATTAGATCTTTGTTGACTTTTAACATACCTCATAATCCTAATACAAAATTTTAGAAACTAGtacatgttttgaaatcctTTATCCAAAGTCAAAACCAATTTTGAGTGtcataattaattatgagaAAAGAGAGTCTGATCTAAATGTGCATTCAATTGAGATTTATCAATGAAAAGTACTGATAAATGAATCAAAATTTTACCTTTCTTTACCGTACACAGAATTTGAAAAGTAAACAGGGGAACCAAGCTGAACAATGATCAATCCTGGGAAAGTTGAAGCAGGGTATTGCTCAACATCTCTGTATATACCAAACTCATTTAACTTTCCAAGCTTGCATGTTGCAGGTCTAGCAACATATAACAGTGCTCTAATCACACCAAGTCCAACCTTGATTTCAAATAAGAATGATTAAGTTAATTTCAATGTACTattatataaaaacaaaaactaaaacagaatgaacattgaaattgaaaacaaaagaaGTTGAGCACTGACAGAGATCATGAGACCATAATCCATGCCCTAGAAGGCAACTCCCAAGAAGGCAGCCATGCAAATAACGAAATCAAATTTGTCAACTTTGTAGAGATAGATAACTTCGGTATAGTTAATCAGTCCCAACATTGCAGATGTAACGATAGCTGATAGTGCAACAAGAGGTGTGAAGCCAAATTGTGGTG from Lotus japonicus ecotype B-129 chromosome 2, LjGifu_v1.2 includes:
- the LOC130736883 gene encoding uncharacterized protein LOC130736883; this translates as MAKYAVSDAVKCRMLPSTFRGAAKEWFTNLPPGSIAKFRDFSSKFLDHFSARTIEDLFDIRQEERETLKQYVKRYSVISARFEELQPRVCVCAFKGGLSRGEFYCELSRELACSMVEIRARAQDYILKEEIEADKRKGE
- the LOC130735567 gene encoding probable sulfate transporter 3.5, with protein sequence MRYVKSQQRSNEDVVEQVILDMSGVTSIDTTVIEGLLELNKMLEKNGIEMFLVNPRLEVMEELIISKFVDKLGKESFYLTLDDAVKASQYSLKKNDNGDIVHETSHA